One window from the genome of Malus domestica chromosome 01, GDT2T_hap1 encodes:
- the LOC103442968 gene encoding rRNA 2'-O-methyltransferase fibrillarin 2-like, which produces MAPPRGRGGSGGFRGGRGDRGGRSGGRSGGGGGRGFDRGGSGFKPRGGRSDRGGGRGRGRGGRGGMKGGNKVVVEPHRHEGVFIGKGKEDALVTKNLVPGEAVYNEKRISVQNEDGTKVEYRIWNPFRSKLAAAILGGVDNIWIKPGAKVLYLGAASGTTVSHVSDIVGPTGVVYAVEFSHRSGRDLVNMAKKRTNVIPIIEDARHPAKYRMLVGMVDVIFSDVAQPDQARIVALNASYFLKAGGHFVISIKANCIDSTSPAEAVFQSEVKKLQAEQFKPAEQVTLEPFERDHACVVGGYRMPKKSKAGDA; this is translated from the exons ATGGCTCCTCCTCGAG GTCGTGGCGGTAGTGGAGGATTCAGGGGTGGCAGAGGTGACAGAGGTGGAAGAAGTGGAGGTAGGTCTGGTGGTGGTGGGGGTAGAGGCTTTGACAGAGGTGGTAGTGGCTTTAAGCCCCGTGGTGGACGTAGTGATCGCGGAGGCGGTCGTGGAAGAGGACGTGGCGGGAGAGGTGGAATGAAGGGTGGTAACAAAGTTGTGGTTGAGCCTCACAGGCATGAAGGTGTTTTCATTGGTAAGGGTAAGGAAGATGCTCTTGTTACCAAGAATCTTGTTCCCGGTGAAGCTGTCTACAATGAGAAGAGGATTTCTGTTCAG AATGAGGATGGAACAAAGGTTGAATATAGAATTTGGAACCCTTTCCGTTCCAAGTTGGCTGCAGCCATTCTCGGTGGCGTTGATAATATATGGATT AAACCTGGTGCTAAAGTTCTCTACCTCGGGGCTGCTTCTGGTACAACAGTCTCTCATGTGTCTGACATTGTTGGCCCT ACTGGAGTTGTCTATGCTGTTGAGTTCTCTCATAGAAGTGGCAGAGACTTGGTAAATATGGCGAAGAAGCGCACAAATGTCATACCCATTATTGAAGATGCCAGGCATCCAGCTAAATACCGTATGCTTGTTGGCATGGTTGATGTGATATTCTCTGATGTTGCACAACCTGATCAG GCTAGGATTGTAGCATTGAATGCATCATATTTTCTGAAAGCTGGAGGCCACTTCGTTATCTCAATCAAG GCCAACTGCATTGATTCAACATCACCCGCGGAAGCAGTGTTCCAATCAGAGGTCAAGAAGCTTCAGGCAGAGCAGTTTAAGCCAGCAGAACAAGTCACACTTGAACCTTTTGAGCGCGACCATGCTTGTGTGGTTGGAGGCTATCGTATGCCAAAGAAGTCGAAAGCTGGTGACGCCTAG